Proteins encoded by one window of Filimonas effusa:
- a CDS encoding Sec-independent protein translocase subunit TatA/TatB: MGSLGFQEILLIAVVVLVLFGGRKIPEFMRGLGRGIREFNDAKDNVKKELEEGIKEKDKAPSATTTQQ; this comes from the coding sequence ATGGGCAGTTTGGGTTTCCAGGAAATTTTGCTGATCGCAGTCGTAGTACTGGTGCTATTTGGCGGCCGTAAGATCCCTGAATTCATGAGGGGACTGGGACGTGGTATCCGTGAATTTAATGATGCCAAAGACAATGTGAAGAAAGAACTCGAAGAAGGCATTAAAGAGAAGGACAAAGCTCCTTCTGCTACAACAACTCAGCAGTAA
- the rplS gene encoding 50S ribosomal protein L19: MNAAVQFVHEQLTAKKEYPKFKAGDNVTVNYKIVEGGKERIQSFRGDVLKTQGNGATATFTVRKISDGVGVERVFPYASPNIDSIQLNKVGKVRRAKLYYLRERSGKSARIKEKRI; the protein is encoded by the coding sequence ATGAATGCAGCAGTTCAATTTGTTCACGAGCAACTGACCGCTAAGAAGGAATATCCGAAGTTTAAAGCCGGTGACAACGTTACCGTTAACTATAAAATTGTGGAAGGTGGCAAGGAACGTATTCAGAGTTTCCGTGGAGACGTTTTGAAAACTCAAGGTAACGGCGCTACCGCTACTTTCACCGTACGTAAGATTTCCGATGGCGTAGGTGTTGAAAGGGTATTCCCTTATGCTTCTCCAAATATCGATTCTATCCAGCTGAACAAAGTTGGTAAGGTTCGCCGTGCTAAACTGTACTACCTCCGTGAGCGTAGCGGTAAAAGTGCTAGAATTAAGGAAAAACGTATCTAA
- a CDS encoding glycoside hydrolase family 2 protein translates to MSRKINRIGIACCFWLIGVLPAAKSQDAEDRQLLHSGDAGRQHWMLDGKWQVAVDWYDKGGADEIIRNKQPAGKADFVEYSFDNSETLQVPGDWNSQRPELKYYEGSIWYRRRFDCGVKPGKRYLLDFGGVSNRCDVFVNGEKVGSHEGGFTSFRFDITAMLRSGENLLLLKVNNERRVDAIPARKFDWWNYGGITRSVTITEVPDVHISDYFIQLKKGSRSQLGGWVQLSARDSKRAVTLEIGEAGIRKTVYTDTLGRASIDIAAALTLWSPENPRLYRVRISTEQDCLQDEIGFRSIEVSGTQILLNGKPVFLKGVSFHEEIAQRQGRAFSESDARQLLSSARELGCNFVRLAHYPQSEQTVRMAERMGLMMWEEIPVWQGIQFTNPVILQRASTMLHEMIDRDKNRCGIIIWSLSNETAPSAARNAVLTRMAAEARQADPTRLISSAFDAFKYNKNEILIKDSFSLQLDVLAANKYMGWYHPWPAGPGNVVWKSDFNKPLIISEFGGEALYGNHGSADTASLWTEEYQERLYIDNIAMFDKIPFLAGVCPWVLADFRSPFRMHASFQEGWNRKGLLSDRGFKKKAWFIMYHYYKSMDEKIKPPNNILQLPDKQ, encoded by the coding sequence ATGAGCAGAAAGATAAACAGGATAGGCATTGCTTGCTGCTTTTGGCTGATAGGTGTTTTACCCGCGGCTAAGAGCCAGGACGCAGAAGACAGGCAGCTGTTGCACAGCGGCGATGCCGGGAGGCAACATTGGATGCTTGATGGTAAATGGCAGGTGGCTGTAGATTGGTACGATAAGGGCGGTGCCGATGAAATTATCAGGAATAAACAACCTGCCGGTAAAGCTGATTTTGTAGAGTATTCTTTTGATAACAGTGAAACGTTGCAGGTGCCGGGTGACTGGAATTCGCAGCGTCCGGAGCTCAAATATTATGAGGGGAGCATCTGGTACAGAAGGCGTTTTGATTGTGGGGTGAAGCCCGGGAAGCGATATCTGCTGGATTTTGGAGGTGTTAGTAATCGTTGTGATGTATTTGTAAATGGCGAGAAGGTGGGGAGTCATGAAGGAGGATTTACTTCGTTTCGTTTTGATATTACCGCTATGCTGCGGTCGGGTGAAAACCTGTTGCTTTTAAAAGTAAATAACGAGAGAAGGGTTGATGCTATTCCCGCAAGGAAATTTGACTGGTGGAATTACGGCGGTATTACCCGTAGTGTTACTATTACGGAAGTGCCTGATGTGCATATAAGCGATTACTTCATTCAGTTGAAAAAGGGTTCCCGTTCTCAATTGGGGGGCTGGGTGCAATTAAGTGCCCGCGATAGTAAAAGGGCCGTAACGCTGGAGATTGGCGAAGCGGGTATCAGGAAAACAGTGTATACAGATACTTTGGGAAGGGCATCGATCGATATTGCAGCAGCTTTGACGTTATGGAGTCCTGAAAATCCCAGGTTGTACCGGGTTCGGATAAGTACGGAACAAGATTGTTTGCAGGACGAAATAGGGTTTCGTTCCATAGAGGTTTCGGGTACACAGATATTACTGAATGGCAAGCCGGTTTTTTTGAAGGGGGTGAGTTTTCATGAGGAGATAGCACAGCGGCAGGGCCGGGCTTTTTCCGAGTCTGATGCCAGGCAGCTGCTTTCGTCGGCGCGGGAATTGGGCTGCAATTTTGTGCGGCTGGCTCATTATCCGCAAAGCGAGCAAACGGTGCGGATGGCGGAAAGGATGGGGCTGATGATGTGGGAAGAGATCCCGGTATGGCAGGGAATTCAGTTCACAAATCCTGTGATCTTGCAAAGGGCTTCGACGATGCTTCATGAGATGATTGATCGTGATAAGAATCGCTGCGGTATTATTATATGGAGTCTTTCGAATGAAACGGCTCCTTCTGCGGCCCGGAATGCGGTGTTGACCCGTATGGCCGCGGAAGCGCGGCAGGCGGACCCTACGCGGCTTATTTCGTCGGCTTTTGACGCTTTTAAGTATAATAAGAACGAAATACTGATCAAGGATAGTTTCAGCCTTCAGCTGGATGTGCTGGCTGCCAATAAGTATATGGGCTGGTATCATCCCTGGCCTGCGGGGCCGGGTAATGTGGTGTGGAAATCGGATTTCAACAAACCGCTGATCATTTCGGAGTTTGGCGGGGAGGCGCTTTATGGCAACCATGGATCTGCGGATACGGCGAGCTTGTGGACCGAGGAATACCAGGAGCGGCTATATATCGATAACATTGCCATGTTTGATAAGATCCCTTTTCTGGCCGGTGTTTGTCCGTGGGTTCTTGCCGATTTCAGAAGTCCCTTCCGCATGCATGCCAGTTTCCAGGAGGGCTGGAACCGGAAGGGGCTGCTGAGCGACCGTGGCTTTAAGAAGAAAGCCTGGTTTATAATGTATCATTATTATAAAAGCATGGATGAAAAAATAAAACCGCCAAATAATATTCTGCAATTGCCTGATAAGCAATAA
- a CDS encoding alpha-galactosidase: protein MKNKMIIRAALSLTLLLTTGIMAQTKRIVLETAHTSMVLTVGSNGRLYQSYLGEKLVTADNNKLPRGKGAYVTGGMDDQLQPAIRVTHTNGNPSLELFYQDHQVKQVDANVSETVIKLKDPQYPVAVELHYQVFAAEDVIKAWTEIHNGESGEITLYDYASSMLHFEAKDYWLTQFHGDWAAEMKMQESKLTSGIKEIDSKLGTRAAMFQSPFFLLSLNKLSDENTGEVLAGSLAWTGNFRFHFELDQSNSLRVISGINPYASAYKLAAGKTFTTPAFIFTYSARGRGQASRNMHAWARLYSVMEGDKPRMILLNNWETTSFKFDEQKLVSILDDVNKIGADLFLLDDGWFGNKYPRSNDKAGLGDWQPTRSKLPNGIGFLIKQAQVKGTKFGIWMEPEMVNPKSELYEKHPDWVLRLPDRPENYQRNQMVLDLANPEVAEFVFNTMDALIGNNPGLAFVKWDCNRFMSNAWSPYLKQDQSNLYVDYVLNLYKVLDRLHKKYPHFPMMLCSGGGSRIDYHALQYFTEFWASDNTDPLERVYMQWGYSYLFPSITVASHVTSWGKQSLKFRTDVAMMGKLGYDIDVSKMTADELAFSKQAVANYKRLSSLVWFGDMYRLVSPYEENRAVLMYVNREKSKGLLFNYNLNVREHETVARVRLQGLDPKKEYKLEEINLAPGAKPVFPDNGKTFSGDFLMKVGLDICSWHLKALTSAVIEISVL, encoded by the coding sequence ATGAAAAACAAAATGATAATACGGGCAGCATTGTCTTTGACGTTGTTGCTGACGACGGGAATAATGGCTCAAACGAAAAGGATAGTGCTGGAGACAGCGCATACTTCAATGGTTTTAACTGTAGGCAGCAATGGGCGGCTTTATCAGTCATATCTGGGTGAAAAGCTTGTGACAGCTGATAATAATAAACTGCCCAGGGGCAAAGGCGCTTATGTTACCGGGGGGATGGATGATCAGTTGCAGCCAGCTATCAGGGTTACACATACCAACGGCAATCCTTCGCTGGAGCTTTTTTACCAGGATCACCAGGTTAAACAGGTGGATGCCAATGTTTCGGAAACTGTCATAAAGCTTAAAGATCCTCAATACCCGGTAGCTGTTGAGCTGCACTACCAGGTATTTGCGGCTGAAGATGTAATTAAAGCCTGGACGGAGATCCATAATGGAGAGAGCGGTGAGATCACTTTATACGACTATGCTTCTTCGATGTTACATTTTGAGGCGAAGGACTACTGGTTGACGCAGTTTCATGGCGATTGGGCTGCTGAAATGAAGATGCAGGAAAGTAAACTTACCAGCGGCATCAAAGAGATAGACAGTAAATTGGGAACCAGGGCTGCCATGTTCCAGAGCCCTTTTTTCCTTTTATCGCTTAATAAGCTGTCCGATGAAAACACAGGTGAGGTATTGGCTGGATCTCTTGCCTGGACAGGTAACTTCAGGTTTCATTTCGAGCTGGATCAAAGCAACTCTTTAAGGGTGATCTCTGGTATCAATCCTTATGCATCTGCTTATAAGCTGGCAGCTGGTAAAACATTTACGACACCTGCTTTCATTTTTACCTATTCTGCCCGTGGGCGGGGGCAGGCCAGTCGTAATATGCATGCGTGGGCGCGGTTGTATAGTGTGATGGAAGGTGATAAGCCGCGTATGATATTGCTGAATAACTGGGAAACAACATCGTTTAAGTTTGACGAACAGAAGCTGGTATCGATACTTGATGATGTGAATAAGATTGGGGCAGATCTTTTCCTGCTCGATGATGGCTGGTTTGGAAATAAGTATCCCAGGAGCAACGATAAAGCTGGCTTAGGTGATTGGCAGCCAACAAGATCCAAGCTGCCCAATGGTATAGGTTTTCTTATTAAACAAGCCCAGGTTAAGGGTACAAAATTTGGGATATGGATGGAGCCCGAGATGGTGAATCCTAAAAGCGAGCTTTATGAAAAACATCCCGATTGGGTATTACGTCTTCCCGACCGTCCTGAAAACTACCAGCGTAACCAGATGGTATTGGATCTGGCCAATCCGGAAGTAGCAGAGTTCGTGTTTAATACTATGGATGCGCTTATAGGCAACAATCCCGGACTTGCTTTTGTAAAGTGGGATTGCAATCGTTTTATGTCGAATGCCTGGTCGCCTTATCTGAAGCAGGATCAATCGAACCTTTATGTTGATTATGTATTGAATCTTTATAAGGTACTGGACCGCCTGCATAAAAAGTATCCTCATTTTCCTATGATGTTGTGTTCGGGAGGCGGCAGTCGTATTGATTATCATGCCCTGCAATATTTTACTGAATTCTGGGCCAGTGATAATACCGATCCGCTGGAGCGGGTTTATATGCAGTGGGGGTATAGTTATCTTTTTCCTTCTATAACAGTTGCCAGTCATGTTACATCATGGGGTAAACAATCCCTGAAGTTCAGAACGGATGTGGCTATGATGGGTAAGCTGGGTTATGATATAGATGTAAGTAAGATGACTGCCGATGAACTGGCATTCAGCAAGCAGGCTGTAGCCAACTACAAACGTTTAAGCAGCCTTGTGTGGTTTGGTGATATGTACAGGCTGGTTTCTCCTTATGAGGAAAACAGGGCTGTGCTGATGTATGTAAATAGGGAGAAAAGCAAAGGGCTGCTCTTTAATTATAATCTTAACGTGCGAGAGCATGAAACTGTTGCCAGGGTGAGGTTACAGGGGTTGGATCCGAAGAAAGAATATAAGCTGGAAGAGATAAACCTGGCGCCGGGTGCCAAACCGGTGTTCCCGGATAATGGCAAAACGTTCAGCGGCGACTTTTTAATGAAAGTGGGGCTTGATATATGCAGCTGGCATTTGAAAGCTTTAACCAGCGCTGTTATTGAAATAAGTGTTTTATAG
- a CDS encoding glycoside hydrolase family 2 TIM barrel-domain containing protein: MNRLKILLPWACFFLLFCGQAFAQDKRPLAQLMNFDWRFTTGDIPGAANSSFDDSKWQRVNLPHDGSIAGSFDSISGTRQNGFRPRHIGWYRKAFVTPANSAGKMVFVEFEGVYRDAEVWLNGKPLGKHLNGYTGFGFDITQYLKSGETNVLAVRYDNTYKRSSRWYTGEGIYRNVWLHVKDPLHVVENGIYVTTPIVNDDQAMVSIKTDIVNRYDSASLVTVKTVIFSPGGTELQTVTSVVPLKRNEAYTFDQEAVLPHPQRWDVTTPALYTVKTIVMAGSRITDTEYTRFGVRTVSFNPEQGFVLNGRKLFLNGVNIHHDLGPLGAAAFDKGFKRRLLGLQQMGVNAIRLAHNPHARSVLDMCDELGILVFDESYDKWSEEYYGPDIVFEDHWRPDLEWFIRRDRNHPSVFIWSVGNEVFVKNQHKDTSFVALFKRMKAFVNQLDPSRKVTAGLYPSRDEYEPATMAFHMDVVSDNYMTRFYKRDRPKFPQLIFLASEMTTDNGGENFFSYDHSYACGQFYWGGTDYIGESFAWPSKGWNGIIDWCDFWKPISYYIQSLYSQEPMVKIAVFDATHNDARVWNDVFMNTLKMSEGWNWQNAQKLTLYTFTTGDEVELFLNDRSVGVKQMKDFQKNKISWELNFEPGTLKAVARKNGKQIAVDEIKTAGKPHAIVLSADSLHVTADGLDLAYVAVKVVDAQGVLVPDATNEIRFEISGAGELAGVANSNRMSDELFVADRRKVHEGKCLLVVRSKTTAGKINIKASCKGLKSDALMLEAKPAVQ; this comes from the coding sequence ATGAACAGATTGAAAATATTGTTGCCCTGGGCTTGCTTCTTCCTGCTTTTTTGCGGCCAGGCATTTGCACAGGATAAACGTCCATTGGCTCAGTTGATGAATTTTGACTGGAGGTTTACAACGGGAGATATTCCAGGCGCTGCCAACTCCTCATTTGATGATAGTAAATGGCAGCGTGTGAATTTGCCGCATGACGGCAGTATTGCCGGCAGCTTTGATTCTATCAGCGGCACCAGGCAAAATGGTTTCCGTCCCAGGCATATAGGGTGGTACAGAAAGGCTTTTGTAACGCCTGCCAATAGTGCCGGTAAGATGGTGTTTGTTGAATTTGAAGGTGTTTATCGTGATGCGGAGGTTTGGCTGAATGGTAAGCCTCTGGGAAAACATCTGAATGGATATACCGGTTTCGGCTTTGATATAACGCAATACCTGAAATCTGGTGAAACCAATGTGCTGGCTGTGCGCTATGATAATACTTATAAACGCAGCTCACGCTGGTATACCGGTGAGGGTATTTATAGAAATGTATGGCTGCATGTTAAAGATCCATTACATGTTGTTGAGAATGGTATATATGTTACTACTCCCATTGTAAACGATGATCAGGCAATGGTTTCTATTAAGACTGATATCGTTAACCGTTACGACTCTGCTTCGCTGGTTACTGTTAAAACCGTTATTTTTTCACCTGGCGGAACTGAATTGCAAACTGTTACCAGTGTGGTGCCTTTAAAGCGTAATGAAGCTTATACTTTTGACCAGGAGGCGGTGCTGCCGCATCCGCAACGCTGGGATGTTACAACGCCTGCACTATATACCGTAAAGACCATAGTGATGGCGGGTAGCCGTATTACAGATACAGAATATACGCGTTTTGGCGTTCGTACGGTTTCCTTTAATCCTGAACAGGGGTTTGTTCTAAATGGGCGCAAGCTGTTTTTGAATGGTGTAAATATACATCATGATCTTGGTCCGTTAGGAGCTGCTGCTTTTGATAAAGGGTTTAAGCGCCGTTTGCTGGGTTTGCAGCAGATGGGCGTGAATGCAATAAGGCTGGCTCATAATCCTCATGCCAGGTCTGTTCTCGATATGTGTGATGAGCTTGGGATATTGGTGTTTGATGAGAGTTATGATAAGTGGAGTGAAGAGTACTATGGTCCTGATATTGTTTTTGAAGACCATTGGCGTCCGGACCTGGAGTGGTTTATCAGGCGGGACAGGAATCATCCTTCTGTTTTTATATGGAGTGTAGGTAACGAGGTGTTTGTGAAAAACCAACATAAAGACACGTCATTTGTGGCGCTTTTTAAGAGGATGAAAGCTTTTGTGAACCAGCTTGACCCTTCCCGCAAGGTAACTGCCGGTCTTTATCCTTCACGTGATGAATATGAGCCTGCCACTATGGCTTTTCATATGGATGTGGTAAGCGATAACTATATGACCCGTTTTTACAAACGCGACCGGCCGAAATTTCCGCAGCTTATTTTCCTGGCCAGTGAAATGACCACAGATAATGGAGGTGAAAACTTTTTCAGCTATGATCATAGCTATGCATGCGGCCAGTTTTACTGGGGTGGCACCGATTATATAGGAGAGTCGTTTGCCTGGCCATCGAAGGGCTGGAACGGGATCATCGACTGGTGCGATTTCTGGAAACCTATTTCTTATTACATCCAGAGCCTGTATTCCCAGGAGCCTATGGTTAAGATAGCAGTGTTTGATGCTACGCATAATGATGCAAGGGTATGGAATGATGTATTTATGAATACATTGAAGATGTCTGAAGGCTGGAACTGGCAGAACGCTCAGAAGCTGACGCTTTATACGTTTACAACGGGGGATGAAGTGGAGTTGTTTTTGAATGACCGTTCAGTTGGGGTTAAACAAATGAAAGATTTTCAAAAGAATAAAATAAGCTGGGAGCTGAATTTTGAACCTGGTACCTTAAAAGCAGTTGCACGAAAGAACGGAAAGCAGATTGCGGTGGATGAAATTAAAACAGCGGGCAAGCCGCATGCTATTGTATTGTCGGCAGATTCCCTGCATGTGACTGCAGATGGTCTTGATCTTGCCTACGTTGCTGTAAAGGTGGTTGATGCGCAAGGTGTACTGGTGCCGGACGCTACCAATGAAATTCGTTTTGAGATAAGCGGGGCAGGTGAACTGGCGGGTGTTGCCAACAGTAACCGTATGTCGGATGAGTTATTTGTTGCGGATCGCAGAAAAGTGCATGAGGGTAAGTGCTTGCTCGTTGTGCGGAGTAAAACTACTGCCGGTAAAATAAATATCAAAGCCTCATGCAAAGGGCTGAAGTCAGACGCTTTAATGCTGGAGGCAAAACCTGCTGTGCAATAA